A genomic segment from Tuwongella immobilis encodes:
- a CDS encoding CpaF family protein: MEPSQPNRRIHFLRDLSHPPEESATTSESPRVLPPHPVTEPPQPPLPPPRLSGLHPGLGGAHPLGGGFHASPHDDSGDLSHRLNLTSLPAEIHDFEELKTHLHSKLVDAIQPTELAKVPPERQRGMLARGIEQLIGSLQIPLSGAARSAMVQELLDDLLGLGPLERLLSDPSICDILVNGANQIYVERHGKLERSSVRFRDDDQLLEIIRRIVSRVGRRVDESSPMVDARLADGSRVNAIVPPLSLRGPMLSIRRFGSKRLNMPDLVALGALSAGMSEFLSQAVRAKMNIVVSGGTGSGKTTLLNALSAFIPHDERIITIEDAAELQLQQEHVGSLETRPPNLEGKGAVTVRDLVKNALRMRPNRIIIGECRGPETLDMLQAMNTGHEGSMTTLHANSPRDVLSRLEMMVMMGVELPLKVIRQQIASAVHLVVQVSRLTGGPRRITSITEVTGSENDVISMQELFRFRQLGLDADGRAMGQFEATGIRSHHAQKIEIVGGSLPAGIFTPGVMR; encoded by the coding sequence ATGGAACCCTCTCAACCAAATCGTCGGATTCATTTTCTGCGGGACCTCAGCCATCCGCCGGAAGAGTCAGCCACCACATCGGAATCGCCGCGCGTGCTGCCACCGCATCCCGTGACCGAACCGCCACAACCGCCGCTCCCTCCGCCACGGCTGAGCGGCCTGCATCCGGGGTTGGGGGGTGCCCATCCGCTGGGGGGTGGATTTCATGCCAGTCCGCACGACGATTCCGGCGACCTTTCGCATCGCTTGAATCTGACCAGTCTTCCTGCGGAGATTCACGATTTCGAGGAATTGAAAACACATCTGCACAGCAAATTGGTGGATGCGATTCAGCCGACGGAATTGGCCAAAGTTCCGCCCGAGCGTCAACGCGGCATGTTGGCTCGCGGGATCGAACAGCTCATTGGCAGCCTGCAAATTCCGCTTTCCGGGGCCGCCCGCAGTGCGATGGTGCAGGAACTGCTGGACGATTTACTCGGGTTGGGGCCGCTGGAACGGCTGCTTAGTGATCCCAGCATTTGCGATATTCTCGTGAATGGGGCCAATCAAATCTACGTCGAACGGCACGGCAAACTCGAACGCAGTTCCGTGCGATTTCGGGACGACGATCAATTGCTGGAAATCATTCGCCGAATTGTCTCGCGAGTCGGTCGGCGGGTGGATGAAAGCTCACCGATGGTGGATGCACGGCTGGCGGATGGGTCGCGGGTGAACGCGATTGTGCCGCCGCTGTCGCTGCGTGGGCCGATGCTCTCGATTCGGCGATTCGGCTCGAAACGGCTGAATATGCCGGATTTGGTCGCGCTGGGAGCATTATCCGCAGGCATGAGCGAATTTTTGTCCCAGGCCGTGCGTGCGAAGATGAACATCGTCGTTTCCGGTGGGACCGGGTCGGGGAAAACCACGCTGCTCAATGCGCTGTCCGCCTTCATTCCGCATGATGAGCGCATCATCACCATTGAAGATGCCGCCGAGTTGCAGTTGCAGCAGGAACATGTCGGCTCGCTGGAAACTCGCCCGCCAAATCTGGAAGGAAAAGGCGCGGTGACGGTGCGGGATTTGGTGAAAAACGCCCTGCGGATGCGGCCCAATCGCATCATCATTGGCGAATGTCGCGGCCCGGAAACGCTGGATATGTTGCAGGCGATGAACACCGGCCACGAAGGATCGATGACCACGCTGCACGCCAACTCGCCACGCGATGTGCTTTCCCGGCTGGAGATGATGGTGATGATGGGGGTGGAGCTGCCGTTGAAGGTGATTCGGCAGCAGATCGCATCGGCGGTGCATTTGGTGGTGCAGGTCAGCCGCTTGACCGGCGGCCCGCGTCGCATCACCAGCATTACGGAAGTCACCGGATCGGAAAACGACGTCATCTCGATGCAGGAACTATTCCGCTTTCGACAACTCGGACTCGATGCGGATGGCCGGGCGATGGGCCAATTCGAGGCCACGGGCATCCGCTCGCATCACGCGCAGAAAATCGAGATCGTCGGTGGCAGCCTGCCCGCGGGCATCTTCACCCCCGGCGTGATGCGCTGA
- a CDS encoding AAA family ATPase: MDPLSVILVGLAEREAGLTTEEVLSLGGQVDHRFRTVQQACDVLRPAGKLPRRVFIVAVPLDRDLESIRILNDHFPGEPILLLTNHGDDAAFVRDAMRAGAAQVTHAELGEDFRQAMERLSRQFGLQPRRSRVVAVIGATEGCGTTTVAVNLAVESAELAKRSTILAELGTRLGRLAVLLNFKPQMTTQELLNGPMPPPSLVRGTLTPLRDHLHVLAGPYQVLGSSIPPENQQRLVHLLRNFADLVVVDTPYTYDEEYFAILHAADEIVLMMEQKISSVHAALLLKNALEIRKIPGTLHLVVNRFQPHGPGATLSEIQELLKTSAIRCIRNQGTTVLEAANNGLPIRDQSPSAPPLEDVRALLAELLQTPELLTVAAESAPSRIGRFLHWLTH; this comes from the coding sequence ATGGATCCGCTGAGTGTGATTTTGGTGGGACTAGCCGAGCGGGAAGCTGGGTTAACCACCGAAGAAGTGTTGAGTTTGGGTGGTCAAGTGGACCACCGCTTTCGCACGGTTCAACAAGCGTGTGATGTGTTGCGGCCAGCGGGCAAGTTGCCGCGTCGCGTTTTCATCGTCGCCGTTCCGTTGGATCGTGATTTGGAATCGATTCGAATCTTGAACGATCATTTTCCCGGCGAACCGATTTTGCTGCTCACCAACCATGGTGATGATGCTGCGTTTGTCCGCGATGCGATGCGGGCGGGCGCGGCCCAAGTCACCCATGCGGAGTTGGGGGAAGATTTCCGGCAAGCGATGGAACGCTTGTCTCGTCAATTCGGATTGCAGCCGCGACGCTCCCGAGTGGTTGCAGTCATTGGTGCGACGGAAGGCTGTGGGACGACAACGGTTGCGGTGAATCTGGCGGTGGAATCTGCAGAGTTGGCGAAGCGCTCGACGATCCTCGCCGAGTTGGGCACGCGGCTGGGTCGGCTGGCCGTGCTGCTGAATTTCAAGCCGCAAATGACGACTCAGGAATTGCTCAACGGGCCGATGCCGCCGCCATCGCTGGTACGTGGCACGCTGACGCCGCTGCGGGATCATCTGCATGTGCTGGCCGGCCCGTATCAGGTGCTGGGCAGTTCGATTCCGCCGGAAAATCAGCAGCGGCTGGTGCATTTGCTGCGCAATTTTGCGGATCTGGTGGTGGTAGACACACCATACACCTACGATGAGGAATATTTCGCCATTTTGCACGCCGCCGACGAAATTGTGCTGATGATGGAGCAGAAAATCTCGTCGGTACATGCGGCGTTATTGCTCAAAAATGCCTTGGAAATTCGCAAAATTCCCGGTACGCTGCATCTGGTGGTCAACCGGTTTCAGCCGCACGGCCCCGGTGCGACCCTGAGCGAAATTCAAGAGTTGCTGAAAACATCCGCGATTCGTTGCATTCGCAATCAGGGAACAACGGTCTTGGAAGCCGCGAATAATGGGCTGCCCATCCGCGATCAATCGCCGAGTGCGCCCCCGCTGGAAGATGTGCGGGCACTGTTGGCGGAATTGCTGCAAACCCCAGAACTACTGACGGTTGCGGCAGAATCGGCTCCATCGCGGATCGGGCGATTCCTTCATTGGCTGACCCACTAA